One Ranitomeya variabilis isolate aRanVar5 chromosome 5, aRanVar5.hap1, whole genome shotgun sequence DNA window includes the following coding sequences:
- the LOC143776485 gene encoding uncharacterized protein LOC143776485, whose protein sequence is MLVEEEPSAAAAAAPAAAAEGSPRHSQSRRTRRRGRPSASQRAPAEEDDDDDDDIDIENLIEEVREREPLWNMADRRHADTGVTRRLWDEVCRNLFPRRESLHPQQQSKLVGKIRKRWRSLRDRFKREFNDEMKAPSGSAGRKRSKYKYGQALSFLRRTMLSRV, encoded by the exons atgctagtggaggaggaaccaagt gctgctgctgctgctgctcctgctgctgccgctgaaggctctcccagacactcccagagtcggcggactcgtcgccgcggtcggccatca gcttcacagcgtgctcccgcagaagaggatgatgatgatgatgacgacattgatattgagaatctcatcgaggaggttcgcgagcgggagccgctgtggaacatggctgaccgcaggcatgctgataccggtgtcacccgtcggctctgggacgaagtgtgtcgcaacctgtttccaaggcgggagagccttcatcctcagcagcagagcaaactag ttggaaagattaggaagcggtggcggtcactgagggatcgctttaagagggaattcaacgatgagatgaaggccccgagtggctctgcaggaaggaagaggagcaaatataaatatggccaggccctctccttcctgaggcgaaccatgctaagcagagtgtaa